One part of the Thermodesulfovibrio sp. 3462-1 genome encodes these proteins:
- a CDS encoding cache domain-containing protein, translated as MFVLIKNFIAKLTSDRYFYLKCRLILLNTFFSVIPLIIVITITYFLIHKIVHEEFKNNLKWQMEETRHSLEFFISERISALKFLAVSYPEEYFLDERNFSQLFYNLKNEFEGIVDMGVIDEEGIQILYAGPYKLKGKDYSQTEWFKTMLLKTDYVTDVFLSYRKFPHFSIIVKKESSHHNKFWLIRVSINIDILQKFVSNLEI; from the coding sequence ATGTTTGTTCTAATAAAAAATTTTATTGCAAAACTCACATCAGATAGATACTTTTATCTTAAATGTAGACTGATCTTGTTAAACACTTTCTTCTCTGTAATACCACTCATTATTGTTATTACAATCACCTACTTTTTAATTCATAAAATAGTTCATGAGGAATTCAAAAATAATCTCAAATGGCAGATGGAAGAAACAAGACATTCTCTTGAGTTTTTTATCTCTGAACGAATTTCAGCTTTAAAATTTCTTGCTGTTTCTTATCCTGAGGAATATTTTCTGGATGAAAGAAATTTTTCTCAACTATTTTATAATTTAAAAAATGAATTTGAAGGTATTGTAGATATGGGAGTAATAGATGAAGAAGGAATTCAGATATTATATGCAGGTCCTTATAAACTTAAAGGAAAAGATTACTCTCAGACAGAATGGTTTAAAACAATGCTTTTAAAAACTGATTATGTAACAGATGTATTTCTTAGTTATAGAAAATTTCCCCATTTTTCTATTATTGTAAAAAAAGAATCAAGCCACCATAATAAATTCTGGCTTATTAGAGTATCAATAAATATAGATATTTTGCAGAAATTTGTTTCAAATCTTGAAATTTGA
- a CDS encoding ATP-binding protein produces MKFDPQDDAFLINKERVLQTNSKLFGQALDPLQLNNIKLQTDKKAVTIYGTEFNKKQAYVAYVPIKNTRWMLVTIICSKPYEKIPSFFTKEVALISILSIVITFIVITKSISTLINRIQKADHEREIAIANAEHADKLASIGRLAAGVAHEINNPLAIINEKAGLMKDLIEYNDLSQNKDKFLQLVSSIQDSVARCRTITHRLLSFSKRIDTVREDFDINEAIKEVIGFIEKEIQIRGINMIYDLQENLPKITSNKGQLQQVLLNIINNAVDAVEQGGRIEIKTQQIDTNHIAISIKDNGHGIPKDKLKHIFEPFYTTKKKGTGLGLYISYGIIKKLGGDIHVESEVGKGTIFTIKIPINPELEEIK; encoded by the coding sequence TTGAAATTTGACCCTCAGGATGATGCTTTTCTTATAAACAAAGAACGCGTTCTTCAGACCAATTCAAAACTGTTTGGTCAGGCTCTTGATCCTTTGCAATTAAATAATATTAAATTACAAACAGACAAAAAAGCTGTTACAATTTATGGTACTGAGTTCAATAAAAAGCAAGCTTATGTAGCCTATGTTCCTATTAAAAACACTCGATGGATGCTTGTAACAATAATATGTTCAAAGCCTTATGAAAAAATTCCGTCTTTCTTCACAAAAGAAGTAGCATTGATAAGTATCCTGAGCATTGTTATCACTTTTATTGTAATAACAAAATCAATAAGCACATTAATTAACAGGATACAGAAAGCAGACCATGAAAGAGAAATTGCTATTGCAAATGCTGAACACGCTGATAAACTTGCTTCAATTGGAAGACTCGCTGCTGGTGTAGCTCATGAAATTAACAATCCTCTTGCAATTATTAATGAAAAAGCAGGACTCATGAAAGACCTTATTGAATACAATGATTTATCTCAAAACAAAGATAAATTTCTTCAACTTGTAAGTTCAATTCAAGATAGCGTTGCAAGATGCAGAACAATAACTCATAGACTTTTAAGCTTTTCAAAAAGAATTGATACAGTAAGAGAAGATTTTGATATAAACGAAGCAATTAAAGAAGTGATAGGATTTATAGAAAAAGAAATTCAGATAAGAGGGATAAATATGATTTATGATTTACAAGAAAATTTACCCAAAATTACCTCAAATAAAGGGCAGCTTCAACAGGTTTTATTAAACATTATTAACAATGCAGTTGATGCTGTAGAGCAGGGTGGTAGGATCGAGATTAAAACCCAACAGATTGATACGAATCATATAGCTATATCAATTAAAGATAATGGGCATGGAATCCCTAAGGATAAATTGAAACATATCTTTGAACCATTTTATACTACTAAGAAAAAAGGGACAGGTCTGGGATTGTACATTTCTTATGGGATCATTAAAAAACTCGGAGGTGATATTCATGTTGAAAGCGAAGTTGGAAAAGGAACAATCTTTACAATAAAAATTCCCATCAATCCAGAACTGGAGGAAATTAAATGA
- a CDS encoding sigma-54 dependent transcriptional regulator, whose amino-acid sequence MTKILVVDDEKITLKNLEHVLKKEGYEVTATQSGVEALKLIEKQPFDIILTDIKMEKVDGFEILRKCKTLYPDTEVIMITGYATVENAVEAMKEGAFYYISKPFKLEIIRKIVKEASEKVNLKKEVKQLREQLDFREKVNIITQNIKMLKLLEIARQISPTDCNVLITGESGTGKELFARYIHLNSLRKSGPFLAINCGAFTEELLSNELFGHEKGAFTGATTLKKGLIEMASSGTLFLDEITEMSPTMQAKFLRVIQEKEFLRLGGTQPISVDVRFIAATNRDIRDEVKKGKFREDLYYRLNVVNLEIPPLRERKDDIPLLVAYFLKKYSSIMKKEVFKISEEALNLLINYDYPGNIRELENIIERAVVICNSSQVEVEHLPDDLKELKIQVFVKKEGKFMTLEELEKEYIKWVLKEVGNKTVAAQILGIDRVSLWRKMKNYDLED is encoded by the coding sequence GTGACAGCTACTCAGAGTGGTGTAGAAGCTTTAAAACTCATTGAAAAACAACCATTTGATATAATTTTAACTGATATAAAAATGGAAAAAGTTGATGGATTTGAAATATTAAGAAAGTGTAAAACTCTCTATCCAGATACGGAAGTAATAATGATAACAGGTTATGCTACAGTAGAAAACGCTGTTGAAGCAATGAAGGAAGGAGCATTTTACTATATTTCAAAACCTTTTAAATTGGAAATTATTCGCAAAATTGTCAAAGAAGCCTCTGAAAAAGTGAATCTTAAAAAAGAGGTTAAACAACTCAGAGAGCAACTTGATTTTCGTGAAAAAGTCAACATAATTACTCAAAACATTAAAATGCTCAAACTTTTAGAGATTGCTCGACAGATATCTCCAACAGATTGCAATGTTTTAATTACTGGTGAGTCTGGCACAGGAAAAGAACTCTTTGCAAGATATATTCACCTGAATTCTTTAAGAAAATCAGGCCCTTTTCTCGCTATAAACTGTGGAGCTTTTACTGAAGAACTCCTCAGTAATGAGCTTTTCGGACACGAAAAAGGAGCCTTTACAGGAGCTACAACCCTGAAAAAAGGATTAATTGAAATGGCCTCTTCAGGCACTTTATTTCTCGATGAAATAACAGAGATGTCTCCAACAATGCAGGCTAAATTTCTAAGAGTAATTCAGGAAAAAGAATTCTTAAGATTAGGAGGCACTCAGCCAATCAGTGTGGATGTAAGATTTATAGCAGCAACAAACAGGGATATTCGTGATGAGGTCAAAAAAGGAAAATTCAGAGAAGACCTTTATTACAGATTAAATGTAGTTAATCTGGAAATTCCACCATTAAGAGAAAGAAAAGATGATATTCCTTTACTGGTTGCATATTTTCTAAAAAAATATTCTTCAATTATGAAAAAAGAAGTTTTTAAAATTTCAGAAGAGGCATTAAATTTACTTATAAATTATGATTATCCCGGTAATATAAGAGAACTTGAAAATATCATTGAAAGAGCAGTTGTAATTTGCAATTCATCTCAAGTGGAAGTTGAACATCTTCCAGATGATCTTAAGGAATTAAAAATTCAGGTTTTTGTTAAAAAAGAAGGTAAATTCATGACTCTGGAAGAATTAGAAAAAGAATACATAAAATGGGTTTTAAAAGAAGTTGGCAATAAAACAGTAGCTGCTCAGATACTTGGCATTGACAGAGTATCTTTGTGGAGAAAGATGAAAAATTATGATTTAGAAGATTAA